In Streptomyces sp. SID8374, one genomic interval encodes:
- a CDS encoding SigE family RNA polymerase sigma factor: MTVEEFEEFYAQAVARLTGQLYVMTGDLQEAQDVVQEAFVKAWVRRGRLERDGQPEAWIRTVAWRLAVSRWRFRRRSADAWGRGSGAAEHVAPPDPDHVVLVDALRELPAQQRRTLTLHYLCDLTVEQIAGETGLSASTIKTHLVRGRAALAHRLEDPRMEEAPDV, encoded by the coding sequence TTGACCGTCGAGGAGTTCGAAGAGTTCTACGCCCAGGCGGTCGCGCGTCTCACAGGCCAGCTGTACGTGATGACGGGGGACCTCCAGGAGGCGCAGGACGTCGTGCAGGAGGCCTTCGTCAAGGCGTGGGTCCGGCGCGGCCGGCTGGAGCGGGACGGGCAGCCCGAGGCGTGGATCCGTACGGTCGCGTGGCGGCTGGCGGTGAGCCGTTGGCGCTTCCGGCGGCGTTCGGCGGACGCGTGGGGCCGGGGGAGCGGTGCGGCGGAACACGTCGCACCGCCGGACCCGGACCACGTGGTGCTGGTCGACGCGCTCCGGGAGCTGCCCGCGCAGCAGCGGCGGACGTTGACCCTGCACTACCTGTGCGACCTCACGGTGGAGCAGATCGCCGGGGAGACCGGGCTTTCCGCCAGCACGATCAAGACGCATCTGGTCCGCGGACGGGCGGCGCTCGCCCACCGTCTGGAGGACCCCCGCATGGAGGAGGCTCCTGATGTCTGA
- a CDS encoding mannosyltransferase family protein, whose product MSTLSPGLRPAPPRPGASEPRPETHERRAAGAGFHRALAWLTPADRRVLRLYLLTRISLWITAHGARWLFPRGSDTREAGPVLAPFQQWDANHYLHIARDGYFPADAGPWVEGWDNREAFFPGFPLLLRAVHVVVPSWTAAGLLISLVAGAVAVLALSRIARSYVPEDADGRRTALFFLLSPCAVFLAAGYTEALFLAFALPAWLAAQRHHWAWACTLTALATTVRVSGLFLAAALAVLFALSAWSGKGWRGAPWLALPALPPLAYSWYLHARTGDWMAWKHAQERGWYREFHTPWEAWANTWNAAFDGVHATGYAAMFQAELVAMVVGLALVALLVRHRRWPEAVYVALSLWALGTSYWYTSIPRATLLWWPLWIGLAALSLRRPWFRTAYLCVAAPLSALVALAFLTGRWAG is encoded by the coding sequence ATGTCTACGTTGTCCCCCGGGCTGCGGCCTGCTCCGCCCCGCCCCGGGGCCTCTGAGCCCCGGCCGGAGACGCACGAGCGCCGGGCGGCCGGGGCAGGGTTCCACCGGGCGCTCGCCTGGCTGACCCCGGCCGACCGCAGGGTGCTCCGGCTCTACCTCCTCACCCGCATATCCCTGTGGATCACGGCCCACGGCGCCCGGTGGCTGTTCCCCCGGGGCTCGGACACACGGGAGGCGGGCCCGGTTCTCGCGCCGTTCCAGCAGTGGGACGCGAACCACTACCTGCACATAGCGCGCGACGGCTACTTCCCGGCCGACGCAGGCCCGTGGGTGGAGGGTTGGGACAACAGGGAGGCGTTCTTCCCCGGATTCCCGCTGCTCCTGAGGGCCGTGCACGTCGTCGTCCCGAGCTGGACGGCGGCGGGCCTGCTGATCTCGCTGGTCGCGGGAGCCGTGGCCGTACTGGCCCTGTCCCGCATAGCCCGCTCGTACGTCCCCGAGGACGCCGACGGCCGACGTACGGCCCTGTTCTTCCTGCTCTCCCCGTGCGCGGTCTTCCTGGCGGCCGGCTACACGGAGGCGCTGTTCCTGGCGTTCGCGCTCCCGGCCTGGCTGGCGGCCCAGCGCCACCACTGGGCGTGGGCGTGCACGCTGACGGCTCTGGCGACGACGGTGCGGGTCAGCGGCCTGTTCCTGGCGGCGGCACTGGCGGTGCTGTTCGCGCTCTCGGCCTGGTCGGGCAAGGGCTGGCGCGGGGCGCCCTGGCTGGCACTGCCCGCGCTGCCGCCGCTGGCGTACAGCTGGTATCTGCACGCCCGCACGGGCGACTGGATGGCGTGGAAGCACGCACAGGAGCGGGGCTGGTACCGGGAGTTCCACACCCCCTGGGAGGCGTGGGCGAACACGTGGAACGCGGCGTTCGACGGCGTACACGCGACCGGCTACGCGGCCATGTTCCAGGCGGAGTTGGTGGCGATGGTGGTGGGCCTGGCCCTGGTCGCGCTGCTGGTACGGCACCGCCGCTGGCCGGAGGCGGTGTACGTCGCGCTGAGCCTGTGGGCGCTGGGAACGTCGTACTGGTACACGTCCATCCCCCGCGCCACGCTGCTGTGGTGGCCGCTGTGGATCGGCCTGGCGGCCCTGAGCCTGCGCCGCCCGTGGTTCAGGACGGCCTACCTGTGCGTGGCGGCCCCGCTGAGCGCACTGGTGGCGCTGGCGTTTCTTACGGGGCGGTGGGCGGGGTGA
- the coaD gene encoding pantetheine-phosphate adenylyltransferase — MRALFPGSFDPVTQGHQDILRRAAALFDEVVVCVMFNANKTGRFPVPERLDRLRAAAAGLSNVTVDSHTGGLLVDYCGRAGIDAVIRGVRGVPDLDYEMPMARMNHELAGVETVFIAADPGLAHISSTLVTATDRLGRAPGGEADRPFVAAGGCGEAVTPPTAP; from the coding sequence ATGCGAGCCCTCTTCCCAGGATCTTTCGACCCGGTCACTCAAGGGCACCAGGACATACTCCGCCGCGCCGCCGCGCTGTTCGACGAGGTCGTCGTGTGCGTGATGTTCAACGCGAACAAGACCGGCCGCTTTCCCGTCCCGGAACGGCTGGACCGGCTCCGGGCGGCAGCGGCCGGCCTGAGCAACGTCACGGTCGACTCCCACACCGGCGGCCTGTTGGTCGACTACTGCGGCCGGGCCGGGATCGACGCCGTCATCCGCGGAGTCCGGGGCGTTCCCGACCTGGACTACGAAATGCCGATGGCCCGGATGAACCACGAACTGGCCGGAGTCGAAACGGTCTTCATCGCCGCAGACCCCGGCCTGGCCCATATCTCCTCCACCCTCGTCACGGCGACGGATCGGCTGGGCCGCGCCCCGGGCGGTGAGGCGGACCGGCCGTTCGTAGCGGCGGGTGGGTGCGGCGAGGCCGTCACCCCGCCCACCGCCCCGTAA
- a CDS encoding helix-turn-helix transcriptional regulator: MAHSESVQRARRDLGAKLSAMRKSEGLTGRALADICGGWHPSKVSRIENGRAAASAADITAWTLACRHPEAAPELITAANNIASMYLEWRDMERRGLAKAQEHVIPLWEETKRFKAYAISYVPGPLQTEDYTRAVLAGIRVRRGLSDSGFEDAVATRTAKQKYLRTKQFRVVLEEDVLYTRYAEPSVMLNQLTRLIQVADYSSVSLGIIPRDADRGPAHKAQDFWIYDDETVQAEIPSAFLTLKQQNEVSRYLADFQRLSELAAVSGAAVPIIAKAISAYS; encoded by the coding sequence ATGGCTCACTCCGAAAGTGTTCAACGCGCCCGCCGCGACCTCGGCGCCAAACTCAGCGCGATGCGCAAGAGCGAGGGTCTCACCGGTCGTGCCTTGGCCGACATCTGTGGTGGCTGGCACCCGTCCAAGGTCAGCCGTATCGAGAACGGCCGCGCTGCCGCCAGCGCGGCCGACATCACCGCCTGGACCCTGGCATGCCGGCACCCGGAAGCCGCACCTGAGCTGATCACCGCTGCCAACAACATCGCGTCCATGTACCTGGAATGGCGCGACATGGAACGCAGGGGGCTGGCCAAGGCCCAGGAACACGTCATCCCGCTGTGGGAGGAGACCAAGAGATTCAAGGCGTACGCCATCAGTTACGTCCCGGGCCCGTTGCAGACGGAGGACTACACCCGAGCCGTCCTCGCCGGTATCCGTGTCCGCCGGGGTCTGAGTGACAGCGGCTTCGAGGACGCCGTCGCCACCCGTACGGCCAAGCAGAAGTACCTGAGGACCAAGCAGTTCCGGGTCGTCCTTGAAGAGGATGTCCTCTATACCCGCTACGCCGAACCCTCGGTGATGCTCAATCAGCTCACTCGGCTGATCCAGGTCGCGGACTACTCCAGTGTCAGCCTCGGCATCATCCCGCGGGACGCCGACAGAGGCCCCGCCCACAAGGCTCAGGATTTCTGGATCTATGACGACGAAACGGTCCAGGCCGAGATCCCCTCCGCCTTCCTCACCCTGAAACAGCAGAACGAGGTCAGCCGGTACCTGGCCGACTTCCAGCGCCTGAGCGAACTCGCCGCTGTCAGCGGTGCGGCAGTTCCCATCATCGCGAAAGCCATCAGCGCCTACAGCTGA
- a CDS encoding DUF397 domain-containing protein has product MPSRRADLTSATWRKSSYSNSDGGNCVEVSDDFPGVVPVRDSKQPEGPAVVFGSSAWSAFVSDVR; this is encoded by the coding sequence ATGCCTTCCCGCCGAGCCGACCTGACTTCCGCGACGTGGCGGAAGTCCTCGTACAGCAACTCCGACGGCGGTAACTGCGTCGAGGTGTCCGACGACTTTCCGGGTGTCGTCCCCGTACGCGACTCGAAGCAGCCGGAGGGACCGGCGGTCGTCTTCGGATCCTCCGCCTGGTCGGCGTTCGTCAGCGACGTGCGCTGA
- a CDS encoding helix-turn-helix transcriptional regulator, with translation MPKRASDSGGEASARKMLHETVKRLRDRSGMTLEELYEETTYDRSYLHKLETGARLGSLEVMAALDKVYGTGEQLQQLWELARDDAFGSRYQRFMRLEREATVRYEYACSAIPGLLQTKAYAAEVLQHSPPRDAAELQEDVDARMSRQSVLEGQDAPYFRALLDEAVFHRAASQPAVWLEQLEALLEWQSRPNVTLQLLPFSAGLHDLMGGSLTVLWLANGKAVAYLEGSKSGELVEDSGRVEELRLSYDLQRDKALSPEKTTEFIQQLVKEIRTCLPAEPT, from the coding sequence ATGCCCAAACGCGCATCCGATTCGGGTGGGGAGGCGTCCGCCCGCAAGATGCTGCACGAGACGGTGAAGCGGTTGCGGGACCGGTCCGGGATGACGCTGGAGGAGCTGTACGAGGAGACGACGTACGACCGGTCGTACCTGCACAAGCTGGAGACCGGAGCGCGCCTGGGCTCACTGGAGGTCATGGCGGCACTCGACAAGGTCTACGGCACGGGCGAGCAGTTGCAGCAGCTCTGGGAGCTGGCCCGGGACGACGCCTTCGGCAGCCGGTACCAGCGGTTCATGAGGCTGGAGCGGGAAGCGACGGTGCGGTACGAGTACGCGTGCAGCGCCATCCCGGGGCTGCTCCAGACGAAGGCGTACGCGGCGGAGGTGTTGCAGCACTCCCCACCTCGGGATGCGGCGGAGCTGCAAGAGGATGTCGACGCCCGCATGAGCCGTCAGTCCGTCCTCGAAGGCCAGGACGCTCCGTACTTCCGGGCGTTGCTCGACGAAGCGGTGTTCCACCGCGCGGCTTCGCAGCCCGCCGTATGGCTGGAACAGCTGGAGGCCCTGCTGGAGTGGCAGAGCCGCCCGAACGTCACGCTTCAGTTGCTGCCCTTCTCGGCAGGGCTGCACGATCTGATGGGTGGTTCACTGACGGTCCTGTGGCTGGCCAACGGTAAGGCCGTGGCCTACCTGGAGGGCAGCAAGTCCGGTGAACTGGTTGAGGACTCAGGACGCGTCGAGGAGCTGCGGTTGTCCTACGATTTACAGCGAGACAAGGCGCTCTCTCCGGAGAAAACAACCGAGTTTATCCAGCAGCTGGTCAAGGAGATCCGAACATGCCTTCCCGCCGAGCCGACCTGA
- a CDS encoding ATP-binding protein, protein MTITVLARQGPQVHDTAVRSAPMVRRCEVSVVRSTPAGRSMVSADRRRPGQLRRMNCALLKLWDLQPCIDAAALVLTELVTNAFQHGGGEDITVTWSADGTHLTIQVEDSSSVRPVLRTADESSESGRGLSIVEALADKWGVSEDGHTAHCALVLPKRGA, encoded by the coding sequence ATGACCATCACAGTGCTCGCCCGTCAAGGTCCGCAAGTTCACGACACCGCAGTGAGGAGTGCGCCCATGGTGCGCCGGTGCGAAGTCAGCGTCGTGCGGTCGACACCCGCCGGACGGTCGATGGTGTCGGCCGACCGACGCCGCCCCGGACAACTGCGGCGCATGAACTGTGCCCTGCTCAAGCTGTGGGACTTGCAGCCATGCATCGACGCAGCCGCGCTCGTCCTCACCGAGCTGGTCACGAACGCCTTCCAGCATGGTGGCGGAGAGGACATCACCGTCACCTGGTCTGCCGACGGAACGCACCTGACTATTCAGGTGGAGGACAGCTCTTCCGTACGCCCGGTGCTCCGAACCGCGGACGAGAGCTCGGAGAGCGGTCGCGGACTGAGCATCGTGGAGGCGCTGGCCGACAAGTGGGGAGTCAGCGAGGACGGCCACACCGCCCACTGCGCGCTCGTTCTTCCAAAGCGTGGAGCGTGA
- a CDS encoding TauD/TfdA family dioxygenase, with amino-acid sequence MFIDVPNELEAALIDLSLPIWKLDGPFLAESSAERYRTELTATPQFVETVATLRHALTGEGGGYAVLRLGNLAKALGTDDNRFLRLATGFAAEVAVPFSPFPRWPLWKDIGVKVDKDPGKSSGTGYNAFHMDLVNGTLPPDFTTLLCVRPDPLGGGPSILSDAHAAVARLSEDSRALLAEPAYHYGTFFDLFGVGEEYRPFPILDGSDPGRGFVRFTAKMLERSQLGRANADAARELAEELVRGQVSFMLRPGDYLMVNQRRFLHGRKALHHGQETVPAADRRLLLQLFLHASAGDGSAAQSAVGTDDSPCPTLA; translated from the coding sequence GTGTTCATCGACGTTCCGAACGAACTCGAAGCCGCTCTGATCGACCTTTCCCTCCCGATATGGAAGTTGGACGGCCCCTTCCTGGCGGAGTCCTCCGCGGAGCGGTATCGGACCGAGCTGACGGCCACCCCGCAGTTCGTGGAGACCGTCGCGACGCTGCGCCACGCCCTGACCGGAGAGGGCGGGGGATACGCCGTGCTGCGCCTGGGAAACCTCGCCAAGGCGCTGGGGACCGACGACAACCGGTTCCTGCGGCTGGCGACGGGCTTCGCGGCCGAGGTGGCCGTTCCCTTCTCGCCTTTCCCCCGGTGGCCCCTTTGGAAGGACATCGGAGTCAAGGTCGACAAGGATCCCGGCAAGTCCAGCGGTACTGGGTACAACGCGTTCCACATGGACCTGGTGAACGGAACCCTGCCACCGGACTTCACCACACTCCTGTGCGTTCGCCCCGACCCGCTCGGTGGCGGTCCGAGCATCCTCTCCGACGCCCACGCCGCGGTGGCGCGGCTTTCGGAGGACAGCCGTGCGCTGCTGGCCGAGCCGGCCTACCACTACGGGACCTTCTTCGACCTGTTCGGCGTGGGAGAGGAGTACAGGCCGTTCCCGATCCTGGACGGCTCCGATCCAGGCAGGGGGTTCGTCCGGTTCACCGCCAAGATGCTGGAGCGGTCTCAGCTCGGCCGAGCGAACGCCGACGCCGCCAGGGAACTTGCAGAGGAACTCGTCCGGGGCCAGGTCTCCTTCATGCTCCGACCCGGGGACTACCTCATGGTGAACCAGCGCCGCTTCCTACACGGTCGGAAAGCGCTCCACCATGGCCAGGAGACCGTCCCGGCCGCCGACCGTCGGTTGCTGCTCCAGTTGTTCCTGCACGCGAGCGCCGGAGACGGCTCGGCCGCTCAGTCGGCCGTCGGCACCGATGACTCACCGTGTCCCACCTTGGCCTAG